A portion of the Pseudomonas sp. PSE14 genome contains these proteins:
- a CDS encoding ABC transporter ATP-binding protein gives MNAILDPAILPAQQAQHGALAIQGLSKAYSIDGRSLPVLENIDLAVRPGEFVSIVGASGCGKSSLLRLIVGLENDYSGRILLDGEAVTGTSLARGIVFQDHRLFPWKTVEENIALALKNQKLSRAEKRELVTDHLELVGLTGFEQAYPHQLSGGMAQRAAIARALITRPKVLLLDEPFGALDALTRVRLQHELQRIWVQQRSTMIMVTHDVEEALYLGDRVIVMDARPGRIRHEVRVDLPHPRQRGDALLQRLKDELLGELMQG, from the coding sequence ATGAACGCGATTCTCGACCCCGCCATTCTTCCGGCCCAGCAGGCGCAGCACGGCGCGCTGGCCATCCAGGGCCTGAGCAAGGCCTATTCCATCGACGGCCGCAGCCTGCCGGTGCTGGAGAACATCGACCTGGCGGTGCGCCCCGGCGAGTTCGTCAGCATCGTCGGCGCCAGCGGCTGCGGCAAATCCTCGCTGCTGCGGCTGATCGTCGGGCTGGAGAACGACTACAGCGGGCGCATCCTGCTCGACGGCGAGGCCGTGACCGGCACCAGCCTTGCGCGCGGCATCGTGTTTCAGGACCACCGCCTGTTCCCCTGGAAGACCGTGGAAGAGAACATCGCCCTGGCGCTGAAGAACCAGAAGCTCAGCCGCGCCGAGAAACGCGAGCTGGTCACCGATCACCTGGAACTGGTGGGCCTGACCGGCTTCGAGCAGGCCTACCCGCACCAGCTCTCCGGCGGCATGGCGCAACGCGCCGCCATCGCCCGCGCACTCATCACCCGGCCCAAGGTGCTGCTGCTGGACGAACCCTTCGGCGCTCTCGACGCCCTCACCCGCGTACGCCTGCAACATGAGCTGCAACGCATCTGGGTGCAGCAGCGCAGCACCATGATCATGGTCACCCATGACGTGGAAGAGGCGCTGTACCTGGGCGACCGGGTGATCGTCATGGACGCGCGACCGGGGCGGATTCGCCATGAGGTGCGAGTGGACCTGCCACACCCGCGCCAACGCGGGGATGCGCTGCTGCAACGGCTCAAGGACGAATTGCTGGGCGAGCTGATGCAGGGCTAG
- a CDS encoding ABC transporter permease has translation MTRYFKSLRGLVLPALLIAAWHWQSQQGASAAYAFVPLERIGAGFAELIDTGELWLSVSASLQRTCLGLLLGVLAGFTLGAGMALSRPLERLFAPLYHTIRQVPILGLIPLIALWFGSGEASKVLIVSLAAFYPMTLNAFEGFRDVEKRYREVGRLYAFGPWQQFREVLLPGALPSLSNGVLHALAFAWVSSVGCELFLSTGMGLGNLMMTAETGSRMEIVVIGVLSIGLLGYAMNQLFAHAARHLLRWRNLR, from the coding sequence ATGACTCGCTATTTCAAATCGCTGCGCGGACTGGTGCTGCCGGCGCTGCTCATCGCCGCCTGGCACTGGCAGTCGCAACAGGGCGCCAGCGCCGCCTATGCCTTCGTGCCGCTGGAGCGCATCGGCGCCGGCTTCGCCGAGCTGATCGACACCGGCGAGCTGTGGCTGAGCGTCTCCGCCAGCCTGCAACGCACCTGCCTCGGCCTGCTGCTGGGCGTACTCGCCGGCTTCACGCTGGGCGCCGGCATGGCGCTATCGCGGCCGCTGGAGCGGCTGTTCGCGCCGCTGTATCACACGATACGCCAGGTGCCGATACTCGGCCTGATCCCGCTGATCGCCCTGTGGTTCGGTAGCGGCGAGGCGTCCAAGGTGCTGATCGTCAGCCTGGCCGCCTTCTACCCGATGACGCTGAACGCCTTCGAGGGCTTCCGCGACGTGGAGAAGCGCTACCGCGAAGTCGGCCGTCTCTACGCCTTCGGCCCCTGGCAGCAGTTCCGCGAGGTGCTGCTGCCCGGCGCGCTGCCCAGCCTGAGCAACGGCGTGCTGCACGCGCTGGCCTTCGCCTGGGTCAGCTCGGTGGGCTGCGAGCTGTTCCTCTCCACCGGCATGGGCCTGGGCAACCTGATGATGACCGCCGAGACCGGCTCGCGCATGGAGATCGTGGTGATCGGCGTGCTCAGCATCGGCCTGCTCGGCTACGCCATGAACCAGCTGTTCGCCCACGCCGCGCGCCACCTGCTGCGCTGGCGCAACCTGCGCTAG
- a CDS encoding ABC transporter permease, which yields MTRTLDRLSWFASPLLLLLAWFVAARAGWFPPQLLVPPAEVWASFKDLLASGELREHMANSLSRLAIGFSIGAVGGLLFGTAMALSKTVEAYCAPLFHTLRQVPSIALIPMFILFFGVEETFKILIVTKAAFFPVALAASEGVKGIPRGYFEVASVYRLPLWSLLRDVAFPAAAPPIVTGLRISLSRAWMVLVAAELLAADSGLGQMIELSRQMLRIDIVMVGVIVTGAIGFILDFAFRLLEKRLLRWRPTP from the coding sequence ATGACTCGCACCCTGGATCGCCTGAGCTGGTTCGCCTCGCCCCTGCTCCTGCTGCTGGCCTGGTTCGTCGCTGCCCGCGCCGGCTGGTTCCCGCCGCAACTGCTGGTGCCGCCGGCGGAAGTCTGGGCCAGTTTCAAGGACCTGCTGGCCAGCGGCGAGTTGCGCGAGCACATGGCGAACAGCCTGTCGCGCCTGGCCATCGGCTTCTCCATCGGCGCCGTCGGCGGGCTGTTGTTCGGCACCGCCATGGCCCTGTCGAAAACCGTGGAAGCCTACTGCGCGCCGCTGTTCCACACCCTGCGCCAGGTGCCATCGATCGCGCTGATCCCCATGTTCATCCTGTTCTTCGGCGTGGAGGAAACCTTCAAGATCCTGATCGTCACCAAGGCAGCCTTCTTCCCCGTGGCGCTGGCCGCCAGCGAGGGCGTGAAGGGTATCCCGCGCGGGTACTTCGAGGTCGCCAGCGTGTACCGCCTGCCGCTGTGGAGCCTGCTGCGCGACGTCGCCTTCCCCGCCGCCGCGCCGCCCATCGTCACCGGCCTGCGCATCAGCCTGAGCCGCGCCTGGATGGTGCTGGTGGCGGCCGAGCTGCTCGCCGCCGACAGCGGCCTGGGACAGATGATCGAGCTGAGCCGGCAGATGTTGCGCATCGACATCGTGATGGTCGGGGTGATCGTCACCGGCGCCATCGGCTTCATTCTCGATTTCGCCTTCCGCCTGCTGGAAAAGCGCCTGCTGCGCTGGAGACCGACGCCATGA
- a CDS encoding MFS transporter — MSPSSPARPGAFLLNFMLLAAFSGATIGMAKIVTTLYAISIGANAMQIGIISAMEALGMVILTLPAGFVIARFGARRVYFLASLGPMLLNLAIPLFGGWLWLAFARLLIGLCIPFRIVAMNSAFLRQLKRIGNDKAGWYRGSLTLGMGLLGPLLGNWLSGATSFTWGFAAIGLCFGLMAFYSLGFWEGEAPSEDVPVAAATGGLLQQVGAMLANVEIAESCLIELLSAATGALFGTFILLLAMDVAGLSQGQAVSLVMIQGLASVLGLFGFGYLIERSGRRLAYIGSLSAALLALLLLGSAHNYWLLALGGVLLSAAAALIHLVNMAQLGEHAMDKSKISGLFNLASMSGSFSGALLGGAISHFVGLGNLFLCWIPLVLLAALFCWQRKLRRHSAGPLLGQEG; from the coding sequence ATGTCGCCATCTAGCCCGGCGCGGCCTGGCGCCTTCCTGCTCAATTTCATGCTGCTGGCGGCCTTCAGCGGCGCCACTATCGGCATGGCGAAGATCGTCACCACGCTGTACGCCATCAGCATCGGCGCCAACGCCATGCAGATCGGCATCATCTCGGCGATGGAAGCCCTCGGCATGGTGATCCTCACCCTGCCCGCCGGCTTCGTCATCGCCCGCTTCGGCGCGCGCCGGGTGTACTTCCTCGCCAGCCTCGGGCCGATGCTGCTGAACCTGGCCATCCCGCTGTTCGGCGGCTGGTTGTGGCTGGCCTTCGCGCGGCTGCTGATCGGCCTGTGCATCCCGTTCCGCATCGTCGCCATGAACAGTGCCTTCCTGCGCCAACTGAAGCGCATCGGCAACGACAAGGCCGGCTGGTATCGCGGCTCGCTGACCCTGGGCATGGGCCTGCTCGGGCCGCTGCTGGGCAACTGGCTGAGCGGCGCGACGAGCTTCACCTGGGGCTTTGCCGCCATCGGCCTGTGCTTTGGCCTGATGGCCTTCTACAGCCTCGGTTTCTGGGAAGGCGAGGCACCCAGCGAAGACGTACCCGTCGCTGCCGCCACCGGTGGATTGCTGCAACAGGTCGGCGCCATGCTGGCCAACGTCGAGATCGCCGAGAGTTGCCTGATCGAGCTGCTCAGCGCCGCCACCGGCGCGCTGTTCGGCACCTTCATCCTGCTGCTGGCGATGGACGTCGCCGGGCTGTCGCAAGGCCAGGCGGTGAGCCTGGTGATGATCCAGGGCCTGGCCTCGGTGCTCGGGCTGTTCGGCTTCGGCTACCTGATCGAGCGCAGCGGCCGGCGCCTGGCCTACATCGGCAGCCTTTCCGCGGCACTACTCGCCCTACTGCTGCTCGGCAGCGCGCACAACTACTGGCTGCTGGCCCTGGGCGGCGTGCTGCTCAGCGCGGCGGCGGCACTCATCCACCTGGTGAACATGGCCCAGCTGGGCGAGCACGCCATGGACAAGAGCAAGATTTCCGGGCTGTTCAACCTCGCCTCCATGTCCGGCAGCTTTTCCGGCGCGCTGCTGGGTGGGGCGATCAGCCACTTCGTCGGGCTGGGCAACCTGTTCCTCTGCTGGATTCCCCTAGTGCTGCTGGCCGCGCTGTTCTGCTGGCAACGCAAGCTGCGCCGCCACAGCGCCGGGCCGCTGCTCGGGCAGGAGGGTTGA
- a CDS encoding ABC transporter substrate-binding protein, whose product MSTPLETLWYTHSPVPTGLGIAVESGRLAQAFRPFGTRIQSLRESSEREVREAHFDHHLPYSVRHGGNIPAIWARASGARTRVIGLSWSDEVQLIVSAPDSGVRSIRDLRHRRFGLPKWANVQIDFTRAQSLRGLENALRLEGLEVRDVELVDYPYGGTFSDDPVRHVFGAQVALKGNRVVQRNNELIGLLRGDIDAIFLKGAHGLQLAHEFGLHVVLDVGSHPEPLVRSNIGTPRTLTVDQQLLDEHFDAAVRVLDTVLRAEQWAWAHPEDTRRFLARELNTSEFWVASAYGEDAHLRLQTNLAERSVNALRDLTAFLQRWEFIGNHVNVDDWIDPRPLEALLGKIDVAI is encoded by the coding sequence ATGAGCACACCGCTGGAAACCCTCTGGTACACCCACAGCCCCGTTCCCACGGGGCTCGGCATCGCCGTCGAATCCGGGCGCCTGGCCCAGGCCTTCCGCCCCTTCGGCACGCGCATCCAGTCGCTGCGCGAATCCTCCGAGCGCGAGGTGCGCGAGGCGCATTTCGACCATCACCTGCCCTACTCCGTACGCCACGGCGGCAACATCCCGGCCATCTGGGCCCGCGCCAGCGGCGCGCGCACACGGGTAATCGGCTTGTCGTGGAGCGACGAAGTGCAGCTCATCGTCAGCGCCCCGGACAGCGGCGTGCGCAGCATCCGCGACCTGCGCCACCGGCGTTTCGGCCTGCCGAAGTGGGCCAACGTGCAGATCGACTTCACCCGCGCCCAGTCCCTGCGCGGCCTGGAGAACGCCCTGCGGCTGGAAGGCCTGGAAGTGCGCGACGTCGAGCTGGTGGACTACCCCTACGGCGGCACCTTCAGCGACGACCCGGTACGCCACGTGTTCGGCGCCCAGGTGGCGCTCAAGGGCAACCGCGTGGTGCAGCGCAACAACGAACTGATCGGCCTGCTGCGTGGCGACATCGACGCGATCTTTCTCAAGGGCGCCCACGGTCTGCAGCTGGCCCATGAATTCGGCCTGCACGTGGTGCTGGATGTCGGTTCGCACCCCGAGCCGCTGGTCCGCTCCAACATCGGCACGCCGCGCACCCTGACCGTCGACCAGCAATTGCTGGACGAACATTTCGATGCCGCCGTGCGGGTGCTCGACACCGTGCTGCGCGCCGAGCAATGGGCCTGGGCGCACCCGGAAGACACCCGTCGCTTCCTCGCCCGCGAGCTCAACACCAGCGAGTTCTGGGTGGCCAGCGCCTACGGGGAAGACGCGCACCTGCGCCTGCAGACCAACCTGGCCGAGCGCTCGGTCAACGCGCTGCGCGACCTCACCGCATTCCTGCAGCGCTGGGAGTTCATCGGCAACCACGTCAACGTGGACGACTGGATCGACCCGCGTCCGCTGGAAGCCCTGCTGGGGAAGATCGATGTCGCCATCTAG
- a CDS encoding ABC transporter substrate-binding protein, translating into MSRPLDTLWYTRCPVPTGLGIAVQKGWLEEALAEQGTQIKSLRESADQAVRESHFDHTLQNSVRHGGNIPAIWARASGRETRVIGLSWADEAQLILTTAESGIRTVRDLKGRRFGLPDWSGAQIDFTRAQAIRGLENALRLEGLEVRDLELVDFGLKGTFSDEAPSNIVGITGHGGSRRRSQNPELVGLLRGEVDAIFLKGAHAVQLVQQFGLHTVIDTGAHPEPLIRSNNGTPRTLSVDLNLLEQHPDAASAILASVLRAEDWAHQHPDDTRRYLARETNSSEFWVATAYGEDAHLRLRTNLDEGSILALQDFTDFLQRWNFIPARFDVREWIDPRPLEALRSRLAQKAG; encoded by the coding sequence ATGTCCCGTCCCCTCGATACCCTCTGGTACACCCGCTGCCCGGTGCCCACCGGCCTCGGCATCGCCGTGCAGAAAGGCTGGCTGGAAGAAGCCCTGGCCGAGCAGGGCACGCAGATCAAGTCGCTGCGCGAGTCCGCTGACCAGGCGGTGCGCGAGTCGCACTTCGACCACACCCTGCAGAACTCCGTACGCCACGGCGGCAACATCCCGGCCATCTGGGCCCGCGCCAGCGGCCGCGAAACCCGCGTGATCGGCCTGTCCTGGGCCGATGAAGCGCAGCTGATCCTGACCACCGCCGAGAGCGGCATCCGTACCGTGCGCGACCTCAAGGGCCGGCGCTTCGGCCTGCCGGACTGGAGCGGCGCGCAGATCGACTTCACCCGCGCGCAGGCCATCCGCGGCCTGGAGAACGCCCTGCGCCTGGAAGGCCTGGAAGTGCGCGACCTGGAGCTGGTGGACTTCGGCCTGAAGGGCACCTTCAGCGACGAGGCGCCGAGCAACATCGTCGGCATCACCGGCCACGGCGGCAGCCGCCGGCGCAGCCAGAACCCGGAGCTGGTCGGCCTGCTGCGCGGTGAAGTGGACGCCATCTTCCTCAAGGGCGCCCACGCCGTGCAGCTGGTGCAGCAGTTCGGCCTGCACACGGTGATCGACACCGGCGCGCACCCGGAGCCGCTGATTCGCTCCAACAACGGCACGCCGCGCACCCTGAGCGTCGACCTCAACCTGCTGGAACAGCACCCCGACGCCGCCAGCGCGATCCTCGCCTCGGTGCTACGCGCCGAAGACTGGGCGCACCAGCACCCGGACGACACCCGCCGCTACCTGGCGCGGGAAACCAACAGCAGCGAGTTCTGGGTCGCCACCGCCTATGGCGAAGACGCCCACCTGCGCCTGCGCACCAACCTCGACGAAGGCTCGATCCTCGCCCTGCAGGACTTCACCGACTTCCTGCAGCGCTGGAACTTCATCCCGGCACGCTTCGACGTGCGTGAGTGGATCGACCCGCGCCCGCTGGAAGCCCTGCGCAGCCGCCTGGCACAGAAGGCCGGCTGA
- a CDS encoding LLM class flavin-dependent oxidoreductase: protein MSTEFFWRLPLGSDGPYLASDKNNRGSHIERPGNIAPGRLPNGEPDGFTYIDYIAQVAKAAEIAGFEGALLPTGPEPWIAAAALARETRRIKFLIAFQAAWTLPAYAAQQAAILQHLSRDRLEWNIITGGNPASQRANGDFLEHDKRYQRTGEFLDIIDGLWKNEQFSYQGEVYQLENGSLPIALKHVRKPGVYFSGFSEPALDVAAKHADVYLNWAEPIDKLKPHLERVRELADKQGREIRFGIRIDLFARETEEAAWSELRRQYERIDARTSAFIKNFATGSDSVGAARQTAYHQNVERFDDLIIGPNLWAGFGKAKPGPTIGLVGSHENVAERLAEYRDAGFSTFILAGNPHLEEALRIGQEVLPLVQGKRADVHELKARA, encoded by the coding sequence ATGAGCACCGAATTCTTCTGGCGACTGCCGCTGGGCAGCGACGGTCCCTATCTCGCCTCGGACAAGAACAACCGTGGCAGCCACATCGAGCGTCCCGGCAACATCGCCCCGGGCCGCCTGCCCAACGGCGAGCCGGACGGTTTCACCTACATCGACTACATCGCCCAGGTGGCCAAGGCCGCCGAGATCGCCGGCTTCGAAGGTGCGCTGCTGCCCACCGGGCCGGAGCCGTGGATCGCCGCCGCCGCGCTGGCCCGCGAGACCCGCCGGATCAAGTTCCTGATCGCCTTCCAGGCCGCCTGGACGCTGCCGGCCTACGCCGCGCAGCAGGCGGCGATCCTCCAGCACCTGTCCCGCGACCGCCTGGAGTGGAACATCATCACCGGCGGCAACCCCGCCAGCCAGCGCGCCAACGGTGACTTCCTCGAGCACGACAAGCGCTACCAGCGTACCGGCGAGTTCCTCGACATCATCGACGGCCTGTGGAAGAACGAGCAGTTCTCCTACCAGGGCGAGGTCTACCAGCTGGAGAACGGCTCGCTGCCCATCGCGCTGAAGCACGTGCGCAAGCCGGGCGTGTACTTCTCCGGCTTCTCCGAGCCGGCTCTGGACGTCGCGGCGAAACATGCCGACGTCTACCTGAACTGGGCCGAGCCCATCGACAAGCTCAAGCCGCACCTGGAGCGCGTGCGCGAGCTGGCCGACAAGCAGGGCCGCGAGATCCGCTTCGGCATCCGCATCGACCTGTTCGCCCGCGAGACCGAAGAGGCCGCCTGGAGCGAGCTGCGCCGCCAGTACGAGCGCATCGATGCGCGTACCAGCGCCTTCATCAAGAACTTCGCCACCGGCTCGGATTCGGTCGGTGCTGCGCGGCAGACCGCCTACCACCAGAACGTCGAGCGCTTCGACGACCTGATCATCGGCCCCAACCTCTGGGCCGGCTTCGGCAAGGCCAAACCGGGGCCGACCATTGGCCTGGTGGGCAGCCACGAGAACGTCGCCGAACGCCTCGCCGAATACCGCGATGCCGGTTTCTCCACCTTCATCCTCGCCGGCAACCCGCACCTGGAAGAAGCCCTGCGGATCGGCCAGGAAGTCCTGCCGCTGGTCCAGGGCAAACGCGCCGATGTCCACGAACTCAAGGCTCGCGCCTGA
- a CDS encoding class II aldolase/adducin family protein, translated as MSTLDPKLASQLEQVRRDFAKAFRVLKESRTLTATNTYQAYVRVPDSDKVIAVHAPNPWADDQEIRAVISTWDGDVILDESIAGATPLSGRGAGGNGKRYAAIFQARPEINVVIHVHTPYLGGWASAHRVLPIRYAASQRVTLARELPIYIDRRQPEPLFILDRIAENPHAPAILEANGGATFWGEDLIKASKLILLIEEGAYFQGLAEGLGGSQEFGPGVLEQQWKMTGLWEQGQKLLEAAA; from the coding sequence ATGTCCACCCTCGACCCGAAACTCGCCAGCCAGCTCGAACAGGTCCGCCGCGACTTCGCCAAGGCCTTCCGCGTGCTCAAGGAAAGCCGCACCCTCACCGCCACCAACACCTACCAGGCCTATGTGCGCGTGCCGGACAGCGACAAGGTGATCGCCGTCCACGCTCCCAACCCCTGGGCGGACGACCAGGAAATCCGCGCGGTGATCTCGACCTGGGACGGCGACGTGATCCTTGACGAAAGCATCGCCGGCGCGACCCCGCTCAGCGGTCGTGGCGCCGGCGGCAACGGCAAGCGCTATGCGGCAATCTTCCAGGCGCGCCCGGAAATCAACGTGGTGATCCACGTGCACACGCCCTACCTCGGCGGCTGGGCCAGCGCCCACCGCGTGCTGCCGATCCGCTACGCCGCCTCCCAGCGCGTGACCCTGGCCCGCGAGCTGCCGATCTACATCGACCGCCGCCAGCCCGAGCCGCTGTTCATCCTCGACAGGATCGCCGAGAACCCGCACGCCCCGGCCATCCTCGAAGCCAACGGCGGCGCGACCTTCTGGGGCGAGGACCTGATCAAGGCGTCCAAACTGATCCTGCTGATCGAGGAAGGCGCCTACTTCCAGGGTCTCGCCGAAGGCCTCGGCGGCTCCCAGGAATTCGGCCCCGGCGTACTGGAGCAGCAGTGGAAAATGACCGGCCTCTGGGAGCAGGGGCAGAAGCTGCTGGAAGCGGCGGCTTGA
- a CDS encoding ABC transporter substrate-binding protein, with the protein MSLIHRTLRRLLPAAALLLAGHALAAEQPTTLRIATVAYANAGQITFNGPAYVIDRDKWLEQQLAQRGIKLEWVPAATASVGTFVNEEFANKRIDFAFYGDLPSIIANASGVQTQLIVPGGIGNNVYLVVPPGSTAKSIADLKGKRIALHRGRPWELSFAKLLEANNLRFEDFRIFNLNPQAGAAALSAGRVDAFFTLSDAFLLEDKQVGQIIWSSKEAPADWKMRAEVWGARDFVKDHPDLTQLVVDAYLKAAWWVSQDANQAAYQEAQSRSGVPLSVLQREVAGEPWSAHFSPIYDEALRKHYADGIAYSQQARLIRGEVKVEDLLEPKFVEQGLKSLQLESFWQRSAGPSVAAKP; encoded by the coding sequence ATGTCCCTGATCCATCGCACGCTGCGCCGGCTGCTGCCGGCCGCCGCCCTGCTGCTCGCGGGCCACGCCCTGGCCGCCGAGCAGCCGACCACCCTGCGCATCGCCACCGTGGCCTATGCCAATGCCGGGCAGATCACCTTCAACGGCCCGGCCTACGTCATCGACCGCGACAAGTGGCTGGAGCAACAGCTGGCCCAGCGCGGCATCAAGCTGGAGTGGGTGCCCGCCGCCACCGCCTCGGTGGGCACCTTCGTCAATGAGGAATTCGCCAACAAGCGCATCGACTTCGCCTTCTACGGCGACCTCCCGTCGATCATCGCCAACGCGTCCGGCGTACAGACCCAGCTGATCGTCCCCGGCGGCATCGGCAACAACGTCTACCTCGTGGTGCCGCCGGGCTCCACGGCGAAATCCATCGCCGACCTCAAGGGCAAGCGCATCGCCCTGCACCGGGGACGGCCGTGGGAGCTATCGTTCGCCAAGCTGCTGGAAGCCAATAACCTTCGCTTCGAAGACTTCCGCATCTTCAACCTCAACCCCCAGGCCGGCGCCGCCGCGCTGAGCGCCGGGCGGGTGGATGCCTTCTTCACCCTGAGCGACGCCTTCCTGCTGGAAGACAAGCAGGTCGGCCAGATCATCTGGTCGAGCAAGGAGGCCCCGGCGGACTGGAAGATGCGCGCCGAAGTCTGGGGCGCACGGGACTTCGTCAAGGATCATCCCGACCTCACCCAGCTGGTGGTGGACGCCTACCTGAAAGCCGCGTGGTGGGTCTCCCAGGACGCCAACCAGGCGGCGTACCAGGAGGCGCAATCGCGCTCCGGCGTGCCGCTGAGCGTGCTGCAACGCGAGGTGGCTGGCGAGCCCTGGTCGGCGCACTTCTCGCCGATCTACGACGAGGCCCTGCGCAAGCACTACGCCGACGGCATTGCCTACAGCCAGCAGGCCAGGCTGATCCGTGGCGAGGTAAAGGTTGAGGACCTGCTGGAACCGAAGTTCGTCGAGCAGGGGCTGAAGAGCCTGCAACTGGAGAGCTTCTGGCAGCGCAGCGCCGGGCCATCCGTCGCGGCCAAGCCCTGA